From Paenibacillus sp. V4I7, one genomic window encodes:
- a CDS encoding LLM class flavin-dependent oxidoreductase, with the protein MTKQTRQMHLNLFLSSMGHHEAAWRHPSSNLKGVHDFNHYQELARKAEAAKLDSLFLADRYATSPTAVQYGALGGFEPLTLLSALAVVTKRIGLIATVSTSFNEPYNVARRFASLDHLSQGRAGWNIITSGTDSEAQNFNLEHIAGHQERYERATEFVEVTAKLWDSWEEEALIRDKKAGIYADRNKVHELHHKGKFFSVRGPLNTARSPQGRPILVQAGSSEDGKDFASQWAEAIFTAQQTLEDAQTFYADVKASVLQHGRETEHVKILPGICPIIGKTEAEAKEKEAELHELTNPAYSLLQLSNRIGIDLTAHPLNAPLPELPDSSKIPGHQSRTKLIQELASREKLTIRQLLLRLAGGRGHKTIAGTPKQIADELEAWFVSYAADGFNIMPQLMNGGLDDFLEQVVPELQRRGLFRTSYTGTTLRDHYGLPLPANSFAKARVYH; encoded by the coding sequence ATGACAAAACAAACTCGTCAAATGCATTTGAATCTTTTTCTTTCCAGTATGGGGCATCACGAAGCCGCCTGGCGACATCCAAGCTCTAATCTGAAAGGAGTCCATGATTTCAATCATTATCAGGAGCTCGCGCGTAAAGCCGAAGCTGCCAAGCTGGACTCGCTTTTTCTCGCTGACCGCTACGCAACTTCACCAACGGCGGTCCAATACGGCGCTCTTGGCGGTTTTGAGCCGCTCACACTATTGTCGGCTTTAGCCGTCGTGACGAAACGAATCGGTTTAATTGCCACCGTTTCCACGAGTTTCAATGAACCCTACAATGTCGCTCGCCGGTTCGCATCATTGGACCACCTTAGCCAAGGCCGGGCCGGATGGAATATCATCACCTCGGGTACGGATAGCGAAGCGCAAAATTTTAATCTCGAGCACATTGCCGGTCACCAAGAACGATATGAACGAGCCACAGAATTTGTGGAAGTCACGGCAAAGCTTTGGGATAGCTGGGAGGAGGAGGCCCTGATCCGGGACAAGAAAGCCGGTATTTATGCGGACAGAAATAAGGTGCATGAACTGCATCATAAGGGAAAATTCTTCTCGGTTCGAGGGCCATTGAATACAGCGCGTTCACCGCAAGGCCGCCCGATTCTCGTGCAAGCAGGCTCCTCGGAGGACGGCAAGGATTTTGCCTCTCAATGGGCTGAGGCCATCTTTACCGCACAGCAAACATTAGAAGATGCGCAGACATTCTATGCTGACGTCAAAGCCAGTGTGCTTCAGCACGGAAGAGAAACGGAGCATGTGAAAATTTTGCCCGGTATCTGCCCGATTATCGGCAAAACCGAAGCCGAGGCGAAAGAGAAAGAAGCCGAACTGCACGAACTGACGAATCCGGCATACAGTCTGCTCCAACTCTCGAATCGGATCGGCATTGACCTTACCGCTCATCCTCTGAACGCACCGCTGCCGGAACTTCCCGACTCCAGCAAAATCCCCGGCCATCAAAGCCGCACGAAGCTGATCCAAGAACTGGCCAGCAGAGAGAAGCTGACGATCAGGCAGCTGCTGCTGAGACTGGCGGGAGGACGCGGTCATAAGACGATCGCCGGTACGCCGAAGCAAATTGCGGATGAGCTGGAGGCATGGTTTGTCAGCTATGCGGCTGATGGCTTCAATATTATGCCGCAGCTGATGAACGGCGGACTGGATGATTTCCTGGAACAAGTCGTCCCCGAACTGCAGCGGAGAGGCCTGTTCCGCACTTCTTATACAGGCACCACCCTTCGTGATCATTATGGCCTGCCTTTACCTGCCAATTCATTCGCCAAGGCGAGAGTATACCATTGA
- a CDS encoding Gfo/Idh/MocA family protein, whose protein sequence is MNTFRIGLIGLGGMAQAHIRGLTAEGCFEFNAVSDVEAEVLSKVGDQLSIAVEKRYADFMHLIEDPDVDAVVAVTPNHVHADIVRACLQARKPFMAEKPFTRVFEEAVPLLKLYEQQPMPAMIGFSYRYTPAFRYARELAREGKLGGYAASRSSICRAGVRHSTIPLMYGGSIRILLVQARWVILAPI, encoded by the coding sequence ATGAACACGTTTCGGATCGGTTTAATCGGCTTGGGTGGTATGGCCCAAGCGCATATTCGGGGGTTAACCGCTGAAGGCTGTTTTGAGTTTAATGCGGTTAGTGATGTGGAGGCAGAGGTGCTGAGCAAAGTAGGGGATCAGCTCAGTATCGCCGTTGAAAAGCGATATGCCGATTTTATGCATTTGATTGAAGATCCGGACGTCGATGCTGTTGTGGCCGTAACGCCTAACCACGTCCATGCGGACATCGTCCGCGCGTGTTTGCAGGCGCGCAAGCCGTTCATGGCCGAGAAACCTTTTACACGTGTCTTCGAGGAGGCCGTGCCGCTGTTGAAGCTGTACGAGCAGCAGCCGATGCCGGCAATGATCGGCTTCAGCTACCGCTATACGCCCGCTTTCCGTTATGCACGGGAGCTCGCGCGCGAGGGGAAGCTGGGTGGATACGCAGCTTCTCGATCCAGTATTTGCAGGGCTGGGGTGCGGCACAGTACAATACCCCTTATGTATGGCGGTTCAATAAGGATATTACTGGTACAGGCACGCTGGGTGATCTTGGCTCCCATATGA
- a CDS encoding LLM class flavin-dependent oxidoreductase, whose amino-acid sequence MGNKQRQLHLGAFIFGVGHHVAAWRYPHTDTAGLLKFDFYRKFAQTAERGKFDMIFIEDIPALPEHLDTAVKHTVPVRAEPLMLLSALASVTKHIGLAGTVSTTYSEPFHVARKFASLDHLSRGRAAWNAVTTSMEVTAHNFGRDQHLDHSLRYERAKEFVDVVTALWDSWEDEALIIDKASGIFANPDKVHSIDHHGTHFSVRGPLNVHRSPQGRPVIVQAGSSTTGQAFAAQTAEVVFTAWQTLDEALSFYSSLKSQLPLYGRTESELKILPGILPIIGATEEEAKEKEAALQELVHPAVGLSMVSGILRHDLSTYHLDGTLPDLPDSTGINGAKSRYQLILDMARREQLSIRQLIARVTGARGHRTIAGTPEQIADQLEAWFLQGACDGFNIMPPYLPGGLEEFVDLVVPELQRRGLYRTKYTGRTLREHLDLAKPINRFQQTVVSS is encoded by the coding sequence ATGGGGAATAAACAGAGACAACTTCATCTGGGGGCATTCATTTTCGGAGTCGGTCATCATGTCGCTGCATGGAGATACCCGCACACCGATACCGCAGGTTTGTTGAAGTTTGACTTTTACCGCAAATTTGCGCAAACGGCCGAGCGCGGTAAGTTCGACATGATTTTTATCGAAGACATTCCTGCCTTGCCGGAGCATTTGGACACAGCGGTTAAACACACCGTGCCGGTCCGGGCTGAGCCGCTCATGCTTTTGTCTGCACTCGCTTCCGTCACCAAGCATATCGGCCTTGCCGGCACCGTATCTACCACTTACAGCGAGCCCTTTCATGTCGCGAGGAAATTTGCTTCACTTGATCATTTAAGCAGAGGAAGAGCGGCATGGAACGCGGTAACCACCAGTATGGAAGTGACCGCGCATAACTTTGGCCGCGACCAGCATTTGGATCATTCGCTTCGTTATGAACGCGCGAAAGAATTCGTCGATGTGGTCACTGCACTGTGGGACAGCTGGGAAGATGAAGCTCTAATCATTGACAAAGCTTCCGGCATTTTCGCCAACCCGGACAAAGTGCACAGCATCGATCATCACGGAACGCATTTTTCCGTCCGCGGTCCTCTGAATGTGCATCGCTCCCCGCAAGGACGCCCCGTTATCGTGCAGGCCGGGTCCTCGACAACCGGTCAGGCTTTTGCTGCACAGACAGCGGAAGTTGTATTCACGGCTTGGCAAACGTTGGATGAGGCACTAAGCTTCTATTCCAGTTTAAAAAGCCAACTCCCCTTATATGGCCGTACAGAGAGTGAGTTGAAGATTTTGCCGGGGATACTCCCTATTATCGGAGCTACGGAAGAAGAAGCCAAGGAGAAGGAGGCCGCTCTGCAAGAGCTCGTTCACCCAGCGGTTGGTCTCTCGATGGTATCCGGGATTCTGCGGCATGATCTTTCCACTTATCATCTGGACGGAACGCTCCCCGATCTGCCGGACTCCACGGGTATTAACGGGGCAAAAAGCCGATATCAGCTTATTCTCGATATGGCGAGGAGGGAGCAGCTATCCATTCGGCAATTAATCGCCCGAGTAACCGGCGCACGCGGGCACCGTACGATTGCCGGGACACCTGAACAGATCGCCGATCAACTCGAAGCATGGTTTTTGCAAGGGGCCTGCGATGGATTCAACATTATGCCACCTTATTTACCAGGAGGTTTGGAAGAATTCGTCGATCTGGTCGTTCCTGAACTCCAGCGACGCGGATTGTATCGTACCAAATATACGGGCCGGACGCTGCGCGAACATCTTGACTTAGCTAAACCGATCAATCGTTTTCAGCAAACCGTAGTCTCCTCTTAA
- a CDS encoding aliphatic sulfonate ABC transporter substrate-binding protein encodes MKKQTWFFKSLSVLTILFLGLVLTACGKTANTSAGSNTPAPSLAASSTAASSPSSKTAADAKPKEKVTINIGVQGKTGIFVYARENGFFEKAFAAVGAEVKWNEFASGPPHFEGLASGRLDFGSVGGTPVISGQVGGVDFKAIGVTGDGKKGNMIVIPKNSPIKELKDLKGKKIAVAKGSSAYNFLYMAIDKVGLKGDDIKVIQLQPDEARPALDSGAIDAWSIWDPYATTAVFQTGAKILVSGQDLNINAPGFLIARTKFTQEHPDLTVLFLKTYEQARKYYLDHQDEVADEFVKTQKLDKEIIVTVLKNSTPLLSPITAEYAKAHQEQADFLYSVGAINKKLDTSHVLESKFVEQALKELVTQK; translated from the coding sequence ATGAAAAAGCAAACATGGTTTTTCAAAAGCTTATCCGTCTTAACCATTCTCTTTTTGGGGCTGGTACTAACAGCATGCGGGAAAACAGCGAACACATCCGCCGGTTCGAATACGCCTGCTCCTTCACTTGCAGCATCTTCCACAGCCGCCTCTTCACCCAGCAGTAAAACTGCAGCGGATGCCAAGCCCAAAGAAAAAGTAACCATCAATATCGGGGTACAGGGCAAAACCGGCATTTTCGTCTATGCCCGGGAAAACGGATTTTTCGAAAAAGCCTTTGCAGCTGTTGGAGCCGAAGTAAAATGGAATGAATTTGCCAGTGGCCCTCCCCATTTTGAAGGACTGGCTTCAGGAAGACTCGATTTCGGAAGCGTCGGAGGAACGCCAGTCATTTCCGGCCAAGTCGGCGGCGTAGATTTCAAAGCCATTGGCGTCACGGGAGACGGTAAAAAAGGCAATATGATCGTCATTCCGAAAAATAGTCCGATCAAAGAACTAAAGGATTTGAAGGGCAAGAAAATCGCAGTAGCCAAAGGCAGCAGCGCTTATAACTTCTTATATATGGCTATCGATAAGGTCGGTTTGAAAGGCGACGACATTAAAGTGATTCAGCTTCAACCCGATGAAGCCAGACCTGCTCTAGATAGCGGCGCGATTGATGCTTGGTCGATATGGGATCCATATGCGACCACTGCCGTCTTTCAAACCGGCGCTAAAATATTGGTATCCGGTCAGGATTTGAATATCAATGCTCCCGGCTTCTTGATTGCAAGAACCAAGTTTACCCAGGAACACCCCGATCTCACAGTGCTCTTCCTGAAAACTTACGAGCAAGCCCGCAAATATTACTTAGATCATCAAGACGAAGTTGCAGACGAATTTGTCAAAACGCAAAAGCTTGACAAAGAGATCATCGTCACTGTTTTGAAAAACTCAACACCTTTGCTATCACCGATCACTGCCGAATACGCCAAGGCCCATCAAGAGCAGGCTGACTTCCTTTATTCAGTAGGGGCGATAAACAAAAAACTTGATACTTCGCATGTATTGGAAAGTAAGTTTGTTGAGCAAGCGCTCAAAGAGCTGGTCACGCAGAAATGA
- a CDS encoding LLM class flavin-dependent oxidoreductase gives MSNNPQRQLHLGAFLFQVGHHVAAWRYPDTDAHGILNHDFYENFAKTAERGKFDMIFLADTLAVIDRYQTSIKHTVTVRPEPLTLLAYLSGVTERIGLAATVSTTYHEPYNLAREFSTLDHLSGGRAAWNVVTSGRDEEAHNFSKSKHPDHDQRYERAREFVDVVTALWDSWEDDAIISDRDAGLFGNPQKVHELHHRGPEFSVRGPLNLPRSPQGRPVIIQAGASDTGQHLAAQTAEVVFTAWQTLEEAQRFYASVKSLAVQYGRSPDEVKIMPGIFPIIGATEEEAREKEALLQQQVLPAVGLSMLSASLGVDLTGYPLDGPLPELPELEQINGGKSRFQLVADMARRENLTIRQLMYRVTGARGHRTISGTPVQIADQLEEWFTQGACDGFNIMPPYLPGGLEEFVEKIIPELQKRGLFRTEYTGTTLREHLGLVRPPSRFESNAASGQ, from the coding sequence ATGAGTAACAATCCTCAGCGTCAACTGCATCTCGGTGCATTTTTATTTCAGGTCGGACATCATGTAGCCGCATGGCGTTACCCCGATACGGATGCACACGGCATTCTAAATCACGACTTTTATGAGAACTTTGCGAAAACGGCAGAACGAGGCAAGTTCGACATGATCTTTCTCGCCGATACATTAGCGGTTATCGACCGGTACCAAACCAGTATCAAACATACCGTCACAGTGAGGCCTGAACCGCTCACCTTGCTTGCTTATTTGTCCGGTGTGACGGAACGAATCGGGCTTGCTGCCACAGTATCAACAACCTACCACGAGCCCTACAATCTGGCACGGGAATTTTCTACGCTCGACCATTTAAGCGGAGGACGCGCTGCGTGGAATGTGGTGACTTCGGGACGAGATGAAGAAGCCCATAATTTCAGCAAATCGAAGCACCCGGATCATGATCAGCGATATGAGCGGGCGCGCGAGTTCGTCGATGTCGTCACTGCGCTGTGGGACAGCTGGGAAGACGACGCCATTATCTCCGATCGCGACGCCGGCTTGTTTGGCAATCCGCAAAAGGTTCATGAGCTCCATCATCGGGGTCCTGAATTCTCTGTACGTGGTCCCTTAAACCTGCCCCGCTCTCCACAAGGAAGACCGGTTATTATTCAGGCGGGAGCATCGGATACCGGACAGCATCTCGCCGCCCAAACGGCGGAGGTCGTCTTTACGGCTTGGCAGACACTCGAAGAAGCGCAGCGTTTCTATGCCAGCGTCAAATCACTTGCCGTTCAGTACGGCCGATCTCCGGATGAAGTGAAAATTATGCCTGGGATCTTCCCTATCATAGGCGCGACGGAAGAGGAAGCCAGAGAAAAAGAAGCGCTGCTTCAGCAGCAAGTGTTACCTGCAGTCGGATTATCGATGCTGTCCGCATCGCTGGGTGTCGACCTGACCGGCTACCCGCTTGACGGACCGCTGCCCGAGCTGCCCGAGCTGGAGCAGATTAACGGAGGCAAAAGCCGCTTCCAGCTCGTAGCGGACATGGCCCGGAGGGAAAACTTGACCATCCGGCAGCTCATGTACCGGGTGACGGGGGCGCGCGGGCATCGAACCATATCTGGTACTCCGGTGCAAATCGCCGATCAATTGGAGGAATGGTTCACACAGGGAGCCTGCGACGGTTTCAATATTATGCCGCCCTATTTGCCTGGAGGCCTTGAGGAATTCGTAGAGAAGATCATTCCCGAGCTTCAAAAACGCGGGCTTTTTCGTACCGAATACACCGGTACTACGCTGCGTGAGCATCTGGGTTTAGTTCGTCCCCCAAGCCGTTTCGAAAGCAATGCCGCTTCCGGGCAATAA
- a CDS encoding sulfatase/phosphatase domain-containing protein: MDAGLETALVMYYPGRMDGGKVVNQLLCNVDLMPTLLEFIGVDVPQGIDGNSFLNLLKPAESNLPTRDHFFSELTWHDQYHPMRSVWTGKFKYIRNFEDGPSVYLPRDIHRSLSGVVVRDEYYAPNVPEELYDLEKDPIEKCNVTNLPEYAEVLIELRSKVDAWMSRTKDPLLKGSVSGIAAPDWQEQFDNSTAYSYKRKP, translated from the coding sequence ATGGATGCTGGATTGGAAACAGCGCTAGTCATGTATTATCCTGGGCGTATGGATGGAGGTAAGGTTGTAAATCAACTGTTATGCAACGTAGACTTAATGCCGACTCTCCTCGAATTTATTGGAGTAGATGTCCCGCAAGGGATTGATGGAAACAGCTTTTTGAACCTATTGAAACCTGCGGAAAGTAATCTGCCAACCCGCGATCATTTCTTTTCTGAGCTTACCTGGCATGACCAATATCACCCTATGCGGAGTGTATGGACAGGAAAATTTAAATATATCCGTAACTTTGAGGATGGCCCGTCGGTTTACTTGCCGCGTGATATTCATCGAAGTCTTTCGGGAGTTGTCGTAAGAGATGAGTATTACGCTCCTAACGTTCCGGAGGAGTTGTACGATTTGGAGAAGGATCCGATTGAAAAATGTAACGTTACCAACCTTCCAGAGTATGCGGAAGTTCTTATAGAGCTAAGGTCTAAGGTTGATGCTTGGATGAGCCGTACGAAAGACCCTTTGTTGAAAGGAAGCGTTTCGGGAATTGCCGCTCCGGATTGGCAGGAACAGTTTGATAACAGTACTGCATATTCGTATAAAAGAAAGCCATAG
- a CDS encoding nitroreductase family protein, with translation MISTIDAALAAQNAAVAAESLGLGIVYIGGIRDKPKEISELLLLPK, from the coding sequence CTGATTTCAACGATCGATGCCGCTTTGGCAGCGCAAAACGCAGCGGTTGCAGCAGAATCGCTGGGCCTTGGTATCGTCTATATCGGCGGAATACGGGATAAACCAAAGGAGATATCCGAGTTGCTGTTACTGCCCAAGTAG
- a CDS encoding ABC transporter permease, producing the protein MNQAELAAGTGNSLVQQTSKEVPASPQVERNLKTNKTETKWQLIARGAVLPVTVLIIWQIFGSTGMISKTLLPTPIEIWLAFYDLLISGELFKHLKISIWRAAVGFLLGGSLGLIFGLLVGLFRRFEHSVDPTVQMLRTIPHLAITPLFILWFGFGEFSKVLLIAKGAFFPLYVQTFLGIRNVDSKLFDVARILEFSKFKQITKLVLPAALPNILLGLRLSIGVAWLGLVVAEIMGSSEGVGYLIMDARQFSQTAVVFVGIMIFAFVGKGSDSLVRILEKRLLKWRDSFNG; encoded by the coding sequence ATGAATCAAGCAGAGCTAGCAGCGGGAACCGGTAACAGTCTTGTCCAGCAAACATCAAAAGAAGTTCCTGCGTCTCCGCAAGTTGAAAGAAATTTGAAAACGAATAAAACAGAAACCAAATGGCAGCTTATCGCGAGAGGGGCTGTCCTTCCGGTTACCGTTTTGATCATTTGGCAGATTTTTGGTTCTACAGGCATGATCTCGAAGACGCTGCTACCGACTCCAATTGAAATATGGCTGGCATTTTACGATTTGCTGATCAGCGGTGAACTGTTCAAACATTTGAAAATCAGCATTTGGCGCGCCGCAGTCGGATTTTTGCTCGGAGGAAGTCTGGGGCTTATTTTCGGATTACTCGTTGGTTTATTCCGCAGGTTTGAGCATTCGGTTGATCCAACCGTACAAATGCTTCGAACCATTCCCCATTTGGCCATCACTCCGCTTTTCATTTTATGGTTCGGTTTTGGCGAATTCTCCAAAGTTTTGCTTATTGCCAAAGGTGCTTTTTTCCCGCTTTATGTGCAGACGTTTCTGGGGATCCGCAATGTCGATTCCAAGCTATTTGATGTGGCAAGGATTCTGGAGTTTAGCAAGTTCAAGCAAATCACCAAACTGGTGCTTCCTGCGGCACTGCCCAATATATTGCTCGGGTTGCGCTTATCGATCGGCGTAGCCTGGCTGGGATTAGTCGTCGCAGAGATAATGGGATCCAGCGAAGGTGTTGGGTATTTAATTATGGATGCCAGACAGTTTTCTCAGACTGCCGTCGTATTTGTGGGTATCATGATTTTTGCATTCGTTGGAAAAGGCTCGGATTCTTTGGTTCGCATTTTGGAGAAAAGACTGTTGAAATGGCGCGATAGCTTTAATGGATAA
- a CDS encoding ABC transporter ATP-binding protein, with product MSVISLDIDLPHKWFHTPQGTRLEALNNIKLTVKQGEFITIIGPSGCGKSTLLKIIAGLDTDHGGQVLLEQKQVTKPGIDKGFIFQEHRLFPWLTVEANIAADLSLNDAAVRKRVDELIELVKLKGFEKAYPRELSGGMLQRVAIARALLRNPKVLLLDEPFGALDAFTRSHLQEVTLNIWEANRTTMVLVTHDIDEAVFLATRVVVMNARPGTIRTIIPVDLPYPRKKASSSFQELRKLVLSEFERIEELELIDSSGI from the coding sequence ATGAGTGTAATTTCGTTAGATATCGATTTACCGCACAAATGGTTTCATACGCCTCAAGGCACAAGATTAGAAGCGCTCAACAACATCAAGTTGACTGTAAAACAAGGAGAATTTATTACCATTATCGGACCGAGCGGTTGTGGGAAAAGCACACTGCTTAAAATTATTGCCGGATTGGACACGGATCACGGAGGTCAAGTTCTTTTGGAACAAAAGCAAGTCACCAAGCCTGGTATTGATAAAGGATTTATTTTCCAGGAACATCGCTTGTTTCCATGGTTAACGGTCGAAGCAAACATCGCAGCAGATTTATCTTTGAATGACGCTGCAGTCCGCAAAAGGGTGGATGAGCTCATTGAATTGGTTAAGCTGAAAGGATTTGAGAAGGCGTACCCTCGTGAACTGTCAGGAGGAATGTTGCAACGCGTGGCGATCGCCAGGGCGCTACTCCGTAATCCCAAGGTATTGTTATTGGATGAGCCCTTCGGCGCACTGGATGCTTTTACCCGCTCTCATCTTCAGGAGGTTACCCTGAACATTTGGGAGGCTAATCGAACGACTATGGTGCTTGTCACACATGATATCGATGAAGCTGTTTTCCTTGCTACACGCGTCGTTGTTATGAATGCAAGACCTGGGACGATTCGAACAATTATTCCTGTCGACCTCCCTTACCCGAGGAAGAAAGCGTCCAGTTCTTTTCAAGAGCTTCGGAAATTGGTGCTGAGCGAGTTTGAACGAATCGAGGAATTGGAGCTGATCGACAGCTCCGGCATTTAA
- a CDS encoding Gfo/Idh/MocA family protein yields MQGWGAAQYNTPYVWRFNKDITGTGTLGDLGSHMIDMARFLFGEFQELSAQLHTIIPERPDPTTGKMVKIKVDDFASFQARMTGDVMGVFQTSRNAIGSGNQHEVSIYGDNGTVHASTLEPDQLIWIREEESGQLAKTVLAVPKRCRVSQYADFLAMLDGSVPDGFPSFMDGYRNQEVLDAIVSASERKITVHL; encoded by the coding sequence TTGCAGGGCTGGGGTGCGGCACAGTACAATACCCCTTATGTATGGCGGTTCAATAAGGATATTACTGGTACAGGCACGCTGGGTGATCTTGGCTCCCATATGATCGATATGGCACGATTCCTCTTCGGGGAATTCCAAGAGCTGTCAGCGCAGTTGCACACCATCATACCCGAGCGTCCGGACCCCACGACAGGGAAGATGGTTAAGATCAAAGTTGACGACTTCGCGAGCTTCCAAGCGAGGATGACAGGCGATGTCATGGGCGTCTTCCAGACATCGCGTAACGCCATCGGATCGGGCAATCAGCACGAGGTGTCTATCTACGGAGACAACGGTACAGTTCACGCTTCGACACTGGAGCCGGATCAGCTCATTTGGATCCGTGAAGAAGAATCGGGCCAGCTTGCCAAGACGGTTCTCGCAGTACCGAAGCGGTGTAGAGTTTCACAGTACGCTGATTTTCTAGCGATGCTGGATGGTTCCGTCCCGGATGGATTCCCAAGCTTTATGGACGGCTACCGTAACCAAGAGGTGTTGGATGCAATCGTCAGTGCAAGTGAAAGGAAGATAACGGTTCATCTTTAA